The sequence GCGGAGACCCGTTGGGGTAGACGTTGTCGAACATCGTCACCGGCTCCGGGTTCGGCATCTCGAGCACCCGCTCGCGCAGGTGCACCGACTCACGGCGGGCCTGCTCGTCGACCTCGGCGAAGAAGCCCGCGTCGGCGATCTGCTGCTTCTCCAGGAAGGCCTTGACCCGGGCGATCGGGTCCTTGGCCTGCCACGCCTCGACCTCGCTGGCGATGCGGTAGCGGGTCGGGTCGTCGGAGGTGGTGTGCGCGCCCATCCGGTAGGTGTATGCCTCGATGAGGCTCGGCCCCTGGCCGAGGCGGGCGTTGTCCAGTGCGGTGCGGGTGACGGCGTACGTCGCGAGGACGTCGTTGCCGTCCACCCGTACGCCGGGGAAGCCGAAGCCGGCGGCCCGCTGGTAGAGCGGGACCCGGGTCTGCCGCTCCAGCGGCTCGGAGATCGCGTACTGGTTGTTCTGGCAGAAGAAGACCAGCGGCGCGTTGAACACGCTGGCCCAGACGAACGCCTCGTTCACGTCGCCCTGGCTGGTGGCGCCGTCGCCGAAGTAGGCGATCGCCGCCTCGCCGTCGTCGGTGCCGGTCTTGCCGTCGATGGTGATGCCCATCGCGTAGCCGGTCGCGTGCAGGGTCTGCGCGCCGATGACGATCGTGTACATGTTGAACTTGAACTCGTTCGGGTCCCAGCCGCCCTGGTCGACACCGCGGAACAGGCCGAGCGGCATGATCGGGTCGATGCCCCGGCAGTAGAGGACGCCGTGCTCCCGGTAGGTCGGGAAGGCCATGTCCTGGGTACGCAGCGCCCGGCCGGAGCCGACCTGGGCGGCTTCCTGGCCGAGCAGGCTGGCCCAGAGGCCAAGCTCGCCCTGGCGCTGGAGAGCGGTCGCCTCGGCGTCCAGCTTCCGGACCAGCACCAGGTCGCGGTAGAGACCGCGGTATTCCTCGTCGGTGAAGTCGACGCGGTACTCGGTGCCATCCGGCCCGGTGGCGCTGTCGATCCGCTCGCCTTCGGGGGTGAGCAGCTGCACCAGCGCGGGGTCGCCGGCCGCGCCCTTCTTGGAGCGGGGTGCGGCCCGCCTGCCGCGGGTGGTGCCCCCGGGGTCGCCCTTTGCCATCGGTCTCTCCCTGTCGTGTCTGCGTCGGCACCGGGGGGTCACCCGGCCGCGCAACTCGTGCGCCTGCCCGGCTGCTGCCGGACCGGTTCCTGGCGGCCGCGCCTAGCCCCGGTGGGGGTTGCCGCACGGCGTGATCCGGGTTCTGGCCGAACCCGGATCGGGAGCGCCGGCGTTCAACCGCGCCTGCCGCGAGGGTGCGCGGAGGTCACGGCTGCGTTGCCGTCGTGCTCCATATTCGCAGAGCAGGTGAGCGCGCCCACAGTACGCCTGCCCCCGCACTTCGACCGCCCCTGCTTTGACGCCGTTTGTCGCCATCATGCCGGCCTGCGTTTCCCATGCGTTGCGGCACGATTCGTCACCGTTCGGTCAGCACTGCGTGTCGACACGCGGTGGAGGTTGGCTGACGCACTGTGACTACGCCAGGCTGATTCCCGCAGGATCGCGCCCATCGGGTTAATTGTCGGGTTTTTGCCCCCGGCGGCGTCCATCCCTGTCCTCCGACGGTCGACGACAAGGGGTGTGCGGTGTACGAGCCAGGTGACGGTCCCGGCACGCCAGCGCTTGGCCGACACCGGTCAGCAGGCGGCTATCGCCGGATGGTCGGCGTTCACCGTGCCCCCGGCACCGGTAGCCCGACCCGGGGCTACCTGCTCACCGTCGCGCTGCTGGCCGGCACCGCGTCGATGCCCATCCTCGCGGCGATCAGCGCCGGCTCGGCCACCCCGGGCAGCACCGCCCTGCCGGACAGCAGCACTCCGTTCATGCCGACCCCGTCCGTCGGGCCGGTGGTGATCCCGCTGCCGATGACCAGCCAACCGCCGCTTTCGCCGCTCGGCACACCCAGCGTCGGCCCCACCAGCGGCTGGCTGCCGGCCGCCCCGTCGCGTCCACGGGAAGGGCCCGCCGCTGCCGATCCCGGGCCCGCCCGGTGGACGACAGCCCCGCCGGAGGCACCGAAACCCACGCGGAGCACCTCGCCGCCGGTACCCCCGCCCGTCGTTCCGCCACCGTCGACCGGCCCCGACCCGACCGATCCGCCGGACCCGGACCCGACCGACCCCGACCCGACCGACTCGCCGGACCCGGACCCCACCGACCCGGACCCGACCGGCTCGGCCGATCCCGATCCGACGCCGACCCTGACGGTGGACCCGACGCCCTCACTGGACCCGACGCTGGGGCCGACACCCACGCCGACCGACGATGCGACAGCGACCGCCGTGCCGACCAGCACCCGGTCCGTGCCGGCCCCCACACCCACGCCGCCCGCTGTACCGACCCGCCGACCCAGCCCGGCGATCCCGTCGCCGTCGGCCGTCGCCTGGCCGCCCAGCGTCTGCCCGCTGCCGCTGGCCGGACCGACACACCCGGCGGTGTCACCGGCGGTACGGTGACGATCAGGCGCGGCCCGTCCGGCGCCGGCGGTGTTCGGCGGTAGGCGCGTACCGGAGGGGGTGGCGTGGGCGGCGGTGCGGAACTCCGCCCGGTCACCACCCGACCTGGTCCGGGGCTGCGGATCGCCCGGCTCGTCACCGAGGTGACCGCCCCGGCGGTGCTCGTGTCGCTGCTGATCCTCACCGTGAGCTGGCACAGCGCCCGCCGCCCCGGTCAGGGCCTCGTCTGGGGTCTGCTCGCCACTCTCTTCGTCACCGGCATTCCGTTCGCCTACATCGTCGGCGGGGTACGCCGTGGTCGGCTCACCGACCACCACGTCGGCCGTCGGGAGCAGCGCCGGGCACCGCTGCTGGTCGGCCTCGGCTCGGTCGCGGCGGGGCTCGCCCTGCTGGCCGTGTTCGGCGCGCCCCGCCCGGTGCTGGCGCTGGCGGTGGCGGGCCTCGTCGGCCTCGTCGTCGCCGTGTCGGTCAGCCACTGGTGGAAGATGTCGATCCACTCGGCGGTGGCCGCCGGCACGCTGGTCATCCTGATGCTGACCTTCGGGACGTGGCTGCTCGTCACCGCCCCGCTGCTGGCGGTGGTCGGCTGGTCCCGGGTACGGCTGAGAGACCACACGGTGGCGCAGGTGCTGGCCGGAGGAGCGCTCGGCGCCCTGGTCGCCGCTGTGGTCTTCGGCCCGCTGCGCTAGCCGGCTCAGGCCCGCTGCGCTAGCCGGCTCAGGCCGCTGCGCTGGCTGGCTCAGGCCCGCTGCGCTAGCCGGCTCAGGCCGCTGCGCTGGCTGGCCCGAGGCGGGCGGCGCGTTGAGCCGTGTCCCGAGGGTGGGCGCGGCGCGAGCCCGCCCACCCTCGGACGCGGTCAGGCGCCGTCGTCGGCGAGGCGGTGCCGGTTCGCCTCGATCCACGCGTCCAGTGCGGCCGGGTCGTCCGGGTCCACCCCGTCGGCCATCAGCTGCGCCACCGCGGCGGTGGCCGCGCTGCGCCGCTCACCGGTCGAGTAGAGGCGGGCGAACTCCGGCACCATCTCCTCGATCGCCTCGTCGGTGCGGGTCGTCGCCGCCTCAGGCAGCCCGCGCTGGCGTGACGCGTACCGCGCCCAGGCCCGCAGCACCCGGGGCAGCATCGCCGCGTCGTCCATGTCCAGCACGGCCCGGCGGTGCACCCAGTCGAGCAGGAAGAGCCCGGACACTGCAGGGCTCCAGCGCATCGGATCGGCGTCCGGGAAGCTCGCCGAGTGGTCCAGCAGCAGGCTCAGGCAGAAGTGCAGGGATGCCAACTCGGGGCCGTCGACGGCGTCCAGCCCGAAGCGGACGGCCTCCGGCGCGGCGAGGAACCGGCGGACCAGGTCGGTGCGCTCGGCCGCGGAGAGCGGCTCGACCTCCGCCGGACCGGTCGGGTCGGCCGCGGTGGGCAGCATCGCGAGCCGGGCACCGACCAACGCCCGGTCGGTGGCGAGTGACCCCTCGCCGGGCAACTCGCCCAGGTCGTCGGTGACGGCCAGGTGGCGAGCCACCTCACCCCGGAGTCGGGCCGGATCTTCGGTCCGGAACCAGGTCAGCTCGTCGTCGGCGCACATCTGCCGGACCTGGTCCAGGATCCGTTCGGCCGGCCCGCCGACGAAGATGTCCTTGGTGATCCCGATGTTGTGGTCCACCAGGGCCACCAGCGCGTGCTCCGAGCCGCCGGATTCGTCGTCGTAGGCGAAGGTCGCGAGGTATGAGGTCTGGTCGCCGTACACGTCGCCGTACGCCCAGGTGCCGGTGAGGTGCACCCGGCCGAGCTGGGCCGTCCAGGTGGGCGCCTGGCTGCCCGGACGTACCCGCTCGGTGCCCTCGGCGGTCGGGACGAGCGTGGCGAAGACCTGCCGGATGGTGGTCGCCGCCGCTACCCTGCGGCGGGTGGTGGCGGCGAGGAAGCCGGTGACGAATTCCCGTACGGCGGCGTCGCGGTCGGTCTCCGCGATCGCGTAGACACTGCCCAGCAGGGCGCTGCCGAGCATCTCGGCGTCGAGGGCGGACTCCAGCTTGGTCACGTCGCGTGCGGCGTGCAGCACCGCGTCGTAGGGGGTCTGAGGCGTGGCCATGCTCCGACCCTACGCCGCCCGAGGCGTACGCAGAGCGGTAGCGAGCCGTGCGGAGCGTCAGCGGCGTGCGGCGTCCCGCAGCGCATCTCGTGCCTGCGCGTACGAGCCGAGCACGATCCGTACCGGTGTCAGCACGTACTCGTCGCCCACCTGGGCGACCCGCGCCGTCAGCCGCTGGTCGGCGCGGGCCCGGGCTCGCCGGGCGGCCCAGCGCACCACCGGGCGGGTCAGCGCCGCCACCAGCAGGCCGGCCAGCAGGCCGCCGAGCAGCAGCACTGTCGGCAGCGGCACCTGGCCGACCATCGGGTTGTCCAGCGCGGGCAGGCCGAGCGCCCGCAGCGCGTAGCCGAGCACCAGCCAGCCCAGCCCGACCACTGCGGCGAGGGTGACCAACCACTGCACACCGCCGACGAGCCGCCACCACACCGGTCGGCGGTCGAGGCCGAGGTCGGTGCCGGCGATCGTGCGGTCCAGGGCGTCCGGCAGGTCGCCGAGGCGGGACCGGGCGGCGGAGGTCACCGCGCCGGGCCAGGCGGCGGGCAGGTCGGCGGCGGCCCGGTCGGCCACCGCGCGGATGGCGAGGCCGAGCGCCGAGCGCTGGGCGGCCGTCGGGTCCGGTACCGAGGTGGCCGCGACCAGACTCTCCGCCGGGTCGGCCTGGTCGCCGGCCGGGCCGGGCAGGTGCAGCCGACGCAGCGGGTCGGGTCGCAACCGCCGCCAGCCCCGGACCACGGGCCAGCCGGTGGCCGCGCCGGCCCGGTGCCGGTACGCCCGCTCGACGGCCTCGGTCACCGCGGGCACCCCGGCCGCCCCGGCCAACGCCCGGTTCAGCCCGTTGATGGCGGCGTCGTCAGGCCCACCCGCCGGCCGGGCCGAGCCGACCAGTTCGTCCAGGCCGGCGACGACAGTGTCGACGTCACCCGCGAGTCGACGCAATGCGGCCTGCCGCTCGGCGACAGTGCGCTCCAGGGCGTCGCGCAGCCCGACCATCCCGGCTGGATCGAGGGCGGTGGTGGCCAGCAGGGGCACACCGGTCAGCCCGTCCGTGTCGAGCAGCCGACGCAGGTCGTCGAGGACCCGGGGCACCTCGGCCGGGGGCAGCCGGTCGGCCTGGTTGAGCACGACCAGTGTGACGTCGCGGTGCCTGTGGAACTCGCGCAGGTAGCTGTCGTGGATGACCCGGTCGGCGTACTTCTGCGGGTCGACCACCCAGACCACCTGGTCGACCAGGCCGAGGAGTCGGTCCACCTCGAGCCGGTGGGATCGCTGCACCGAGTCGAAGTCGGGCAGATCGAGCAGGATCAGCCCGTGCAGGGCGGTCTCGTCGTCCGCGTCCAGGGCGCTCTCCCGGACGAAACGGTGTCGGGGCAGTACGCCGATCCAGTCGAGCAGATGGTTGGCGCCCTCCAACGGCCCCCACACGCAGGCGTGGGTGACGCCGGTGGTCGGTCGGCGGACCCCGACCGGCGACAGTTCCAGTTGGGCCAGCGCGTTGAAGAGGCTGGACTTGCCGCTGCCGGTGGCACCGGCCAGGGCGACCACCGTGTGGTCCCGGGACAGCGCGAGCCGGGTGCCGGCCCGCTCGACAAGGGTGTGCGCGGGCACCAGGTCGGAGTCCGGCAGTAGACCGTCCACGGCGGTCAGGAACCGGCGGACCGCGTCCAGTCGGGCGATCAGCGCGTCGGCGTCGACCCGCTGGTCCCCACGGAACGCCTCGCGGACCCGGCCGGCGATGTTGCTCACCGGAAACCCTCCTCGTCGGGGGCGGACAGGCCGCTGCGATGCCGGGCCAGCTCGACCCGGCCGGCGGCCCGGCGCAGCCCGTCGCCGGCGTCCGCGGCGGGGCGGGCGTCGGCGGTGCGGCTCAGGAAGCGGTCGGCCTCCGCGTCGAGCAGCGTGCGTACCCGGGCCAGCAGGTCGGTGCGGGCCTTGGCGGCGAGGGTACGCACCGCCTGGTCGCCGAAGATCGCCTGGAGGACGGCCTGCGCGGCGACAGTGGTCCCGGCCCCGGTGGCCAACTCCAGCCCGGTCGGGATGAACGCGGTGGAGGCGAAGACGGCGATCATCACGGCCAGCCCGGTGGCGTTCACCGCGTACGCGGCGGTGCGGGCCACGAACCGTTTGTCGCCGCCCTCGACCCGGACCAGTTCCAGCACTCCGCGCTGCCAGTCCCGGACCATGCGCTCGGCACGCTCGGGTAGATCGGCGCTCGGGTGCGCGAGTGCCGGGTCGAGCAGCCCGGCGCCGGCCGGGTGTGCCTTCCACCCGGTGTACGCGGACTCGGCGGCCTCCGAGGCCACCCCGCGCAGCAACGTCACCAGCTGGGACTCGATGGCGTTGCGCAGCTCGACGGCGGGTGCCGGCCGACCGGTGACGGCGGCCACGACCCGGTCCCGGAGGCGGCCGATCCGTGCCTCCAGCGTGCGGAACAGCTCACCGGTGCCGACGAACTCCTGCCAGCGGGCGAGCACCTCACCGCGGAGCAGCCGGCCGTCCTGGAGCCCCTGCTCGACGGTGCGCTCGGCACCCCGGTACGCGGCCCGGACCCGTTCGTCCAGCCCGTCGGCGGCGGCGAGCTGCTCGTCGGCGGCGTCGGCCAGATCCTCCACTGCGGGGTGGAGCGCGGCCAGCGCCCCGTCGAGGGTCTGGCGGACCACCGCAGCCCGGGCGTCCACGTCGGCGGCCAACCGGGCGAACCAGTCGGCCAGCGGCGCGGTCACCCCCTCGGGCAGCAGCCCCTGGCCGTCGACCCAGGTCTCGGGCAACACGAACAGCGGTGCCCGGCCGAGGTCCTGCTCGGCGAGCATCTCGGCCAGGTGCGCGGCGATCTCGTCGGTGGCCTCGGCGGGCACCCGGTCCAGCACCATGGCGATCACCGCGCCGCGCGCCCGGGCGCTGCGCAGCAGCTCCCAGGGCACCGCGTCGGCGTACCGGGCGGCGGTGGTGACGAAGAGCCACAGGTCGGCGGCGGCCAGCAGTTGGGTGGCGAGCGCCCGGTTGGCGTCGACGACCGAGTCGATGTCGGGCGCGTCGAGGAAGGCCAGCCCGGCGGGCAGGGCCGGGGCGGTGACGAGGTGCAGGGCGCGCGGATCGTCGCTCGGCTCGGTGGTGCGGGTCAGCCCGGGCAGGAGGTCACCCTGCCGGAACCAGGCCGCGTCGGACGGGTTGCAGACCAGCACCGGGGAGCGGGTGGTCGGCCGGAGCACGCCGGCCGCGCTGACCCGGGCCTTGACCAGGCTGTTGACAAGGGTCGACTTGCCGGCGCCGGTGGAGCCGCCGACCACGACGAGCAGTGGGGCGTCCAGCCGGGCGAGCCGGGGCAGCAGGTAGTCGTCGAGCTGGTCGGTGAGGGAGGTGGTGGTGTGCCGGGCGGAGCCGGCAGAGGGCAGCGCGAGGGGATACCGGGTCGCGCCGATCGCCTCCCGGAGGCCCGTCAGGGCGCCGGGGAGGCTGTCGTCCCCGGTGGTGGCGGGCGGCTCCTCCGCGGCGTCCGGCGGGTCGGTGCGGGCTGCGACGGCGGGCGCACCGGAACGGGTGGCGGGATCGCCGTGCGTCGTCACCGCTAAAGCGTGCCCGACCGATGCAAGGGAAGACAACCGGACGGTAATAACGGCTGGGTTGCGTCGGGTTGACTCAAGTCAACTTGACGATTGGCCAACGCGTGGCACTATTGAGTCAAGTTCACTCAACTTGTGGTGGGGCCCGCTGCGGGCGGTGCTCGCCAGCAGCCCACGGGCGACGCCCGTCACCTGCACAACCTTACGAAGCGAGGAAGCGAAGATGGCACGTGCGGTCGGTATCGACCTCGGCACGACGAACTCCTGCGTCAGCGTTCTCGAGGGCGGTGAGCCCACCGTCATCGCCAACGCTGAGGGGTCGCGGACGACTCCTTCGATCGTCGCGTTCGCCCGCAACGGCGAGGTGCTCGTCGGTGAGGTCGCCAAGCGCCAGGCAGTGACCAACCCGGACCGGACGATCCGGTCGGTCAAGCGCGAGGTCGGCACGAACTGGTCCGTCGACATCGACGGCAAGAAGTACACCCCGCAGGAGATCTCGGCCCGGACGCTGATGAAGCTCAAGCGGGACGCCGAGGCGTACCTGGGCGAGCAGATCACCGACGCGGTGATCACCGTTCCGGCCTACTTCAACGACAGCCAGCGCCAGGCCACCAAGGAGGCCGGTGAGATCGCCGGCTTCAACGTGCTGCGGATCGTCAACGAGCCGACCGCGGCCGCCCTGGCGTACGGGCTGGACAAGGGCTCCAAGGAGCAGACCGTCCTGGTCTTCGACCTCGGCGGCGGCACCTTCGACGTGTCGCTGCTGGAGTTGGCCGAGGGCGTCGTCGAGGTCAAGTCGACGAGCGGTGACAACCAGCTCGGTGGCGACGACTGGGACCAGCGGATCATCGACCACCTGGTCAAGACGTTCCGCGGTGAGCACGGCATCGACCTGGCTCAGGACAAGATGGCCCTCCAGCGGCTCCGCGAGGCAGCCGAGAAGGCCAAGATCGAGCTGTCCGCCGCCACCACCACCAACATCAACCTGCCGTACATCACCGCCGGCGCGGCCGGCCCGCTGCACCTCGACGTGACGCTCAGCCGCGCCGAGTTCCAGCGGATGACGCAGGACCTGCTGGACCGGTGCAAGGGCCCGTTCGAGCAGGCCGTGAAGGACGCCGGGATCAAGATCTCCGACGTCGAGCACGTCATCCTGGTCGGCGGTTCGACCCGGATGCCCGCCGTGACGGACCTGGTCAAGCAGCTCACCGGTCGTGACCCCAACAAGGGCGTCAACCCGGACGAGGTGGTCGCCGTCGGCGCCGCCCTCCAGGCCGGTGTGCTCAAGGGTGAGGTCAAGGACGTCCTGCTGCTCGATGTGACCCCGCTCAGCCTGGGCATCGAGACCAAGGGCGGCATCTTCACCAAGCTGATCGAGCGCAACACCACCATCCCGACCAAGCGTTCCGAGGTCTTCACCACGGCGGACGACAACCAGCCGTCGGTGCTGATCCAGGTGTTCCAGGGTGAGCGGGAGATCGCGGCCTACAACAAGAAGCTCGGCACCTTCGAGCTGACCGGCCTCCCGCCGGCGCCGCGCGGCGTGCCGCAGATCGAGGTCGCCTTCGACATCGACGCCAACGGCATCGTCAACGTGCACGCCAAGGACCTGGGCACCGGCAAGGAACAGAAGATGACGATCACCGGCGGCTCCTCGCTGCCGAAGGACGACATCGAGCGGATGCGCCGGGACGCCGAGGAGCACGCGGAGGAGGACAAGCGCCGCCGCGACGACGCCGAGACCCGTAACGTGGCCGAGGCGCTCCAGTGGCAGACCGAGAAGTTCCTCGCCGAGAGCGGCGACAAGCTGCCCAGCGAGAACCGCGAGCAGCTCAACGAGGCGCTCGGCGAGCTGCGTGGCGCCCTCGGCGGTCAGGACATCGAGAAGATCAAGTCCGCGCACGAGAAGCTGGCGCAGGTCTCCCAGCAGGCCGGCTCGCTGCTCTACTCGCAGCAGGCCGAGCAGGGTCAGCAGCCGGGTGGCGAGCCCGGCCCCGGTGCGACCGGCGCGACCGGTGCGACCGGCCCGCAGGCCGGCGGCGCCGACGACGTGGTCGACGCGGAAATCGTGGACGAGGACGGCAAGAAGTGACCGTCGGCCTCCGACACGTTTCCACCGCAAAGGGGATGAGGTAGCCGTATGACGCAGAAGCCACGAGCCGCCGACCCGGACGACACCGGGTCGACGCCGGGTGGCTCCGCGACCACGGAGCCGACCACCGGCGACGGCGAGCGGGTCGTCATCCGCAACAACCGCAAGCTCGTCGACACCGCCGAGCCGGAGGGGACCGCCGCCGACGCGGAGACTGGCGTGCCGGCCGAGGGTCTGGTCGAGGACGCCGAGGTGGTGGTCGACGAGATCGAGGTCGAGGTCAACTCCACCGACGGGCCGGAGCCGTCCGGTCCGCCGGTGGTGGACGCCCCGGCGCAGCCGGTGGACGGCGGCGGCGCGGGCACCTCGCTCGGCGCCGAACTGGAGGCGCTCCGGGCCGAGCTCGACGAGCGGACCAGGGACCTGCAGCGGGTGTCGGCGGAGTACGCCAACTACCGCAAGCGGGTCGACCGTGACCGCAGCCTCGTGCAGGAGCAGGCGACCGGCTCGGTGCTGGCCGCGCTGCTGCCGATCCTGGACGACCTGGACCGGGCCCGGGAACACGGCGACCTGGTCGGGCCGTTCGGCACGGTGGCGGAACAGCTCACCACCGCGCTGGGCAAGTTCGGCCTGAACGCCTTCGGCGAGCAGGGTGACCCGTTCGACCCGACCCGGCACGAGGCGGTCGCGCACCAGACCTCGGCCGACGTCAGCGAGCCGACCTGCGTACAGGTCATGCGACGCGGCTACCAGCTCGGTGAGCGGTTGCTGCGCCCCGCGCTGGTCGCGGTCGCGGATCCGGAATAGTGCCAGACAGTGACCGGGTCGTCCCGCCCACCGCGCAGCGGTGGGCGGGACGGCCGGGCCACCAGGGTCGGAAGGAGGTGGACCGGTGAGTTCGAAGGACTGGATCGAGAAGGACTTCTACGCCGTGCTCGGCGTGGACAAGGCCGCCTCCGCGGATGACATCAAGAAGGCGTACCGCAAGGTGGCCCGGGAGTCGCACCCGGACCACAACCCGGGCGACCCGAAGGCCGAGGAGCGGTTCAAGGCCGCGTCCGAGGCGTACAACGTGCTGTCGGACAGCGGTCGCCGTCGCGAGTACGACGAGATGCGTTCGCTCTTCGGCTCGGGCGCGTTCCGGCGCAACGCCCGGGGTGGAGGCCAGCCGGGTGGCATGCCGTTCGACGTCTCCGACATGTTCGGCGGCGGCGGAGGCGGCGATCGCCGCTTCGGAGGCGCCGGCTTCCAGGACCTGTTCAGCTCGATCTTCAGCGGTGGGCAGGCTGGTGGGCAGGCCGCGCCACGCGGTCCGGCCCGTGGTCGGGACGTGGAGACCGAGGTGGCACTGGACTTCGGCGACGCGGTGCGTGGGGTGACGCTGCCCCTGACGCTGCGCGCGCCGGGAGTCTGTGACACCTGCCATGGCAACGGGGCCAAGCCCGGCACCCAGCCGCGTACCTGCCCGGTCTGTCACGGTGCCGGCGTGACCACCCGCAACCAGGGGTCGTTCAGCTTCTCCGAGCCGTGCCGCAACTGCCAGGGCGTCGGCACAGTGGTCGAGGAGAAGTGCCCGGAGTGCCACGGCAGCGGCGGTGTCACCAAGACCCGCACCATGAACGTGCGCTTCCCGGCCGGCGTGGCCGACGGGCAACGCATCCGGTTGGCCGGGCGCGGCGAGCCGGGCGAGCGCGGTGGCCCAGCCGGTGACCTCTTCGTGCACGTCAAGGTTCGGCCGGACGAGCTGTTCGGGCGTACCGGAGACGACCTGACGCTGACCGTGCCGGTCACCTTCGCGGAGGCCGTGCTCGGCACGGACCTCCGGGTGCCCACGCTCGACGGCGCGGTGACCCTGCGGGTGCCGCCGGGGACGCCGAGCGGGCGGGTGCTGCGGGCCCGGGGCAAGGGTGTGGTCCGCCGCGACGGGCAGGCCGGTGACCTGCTGGTCACGCTGGACGTGGTGGTGCCGGCCCGGTTGTCGGACGAGGCGCGTACGGCGCTGGAGGCATTCGCCGAGCAGACCCCGCCGGCGGCCCGGGAACATCTCGACGCACGGGTGCGTCGGGTCGGTTAGTCCTGTGGAATGGACGCGGAGGTGAGCGGGATGTCGGGCGAGTTCCTCGGTTCGGGCGACCCTGCCTACGAGGCCAAGGTGTTGATGATCTCGGTAGCGGCGCGGATGGCGGGCATGCACCCGCAGACCCTGCGCCAGTACGACCGGCTGGGGCTGGTGCAGCCCGGCCGGGCAGCTGGTGGCGGGCGCCGCTACAGCGTCCGCGACGTGGTGCTGCTGCGCGAGGTGCAGCGGCTCAGCCAGGACGACGGAATCAACTTGGCCGGCGTCAAGCGGATCATCGGGCTGGAGCGGCTGCTGGAGCAGGCGCAGCAGCGGGTGGCCCGGTTGGAGGCGGAGCTGGACGCCGCGTACCGCCGGGTGGCCGAGCTGGAATCGTTGGCCCGCTTCCCGGGCCGGGATCTGGTGCCGACCAACCGCACGTCCACCGCCCTGGTGGTGTGGCGTCCCCGCCGCACGCCTGATCGCTGACCTACCGCTCACCCGGATCTGTCTTCTCGGCCCGGATCGCGCTGGATTCCCGGCGCGGTCCGGGCCGCTTCGGTTAGCCTGTCGATATGGGTCCAATCGGCTTAATCTGGACCTACCGGCATGGCGAGGGGGAGCGATGGCGGAGCCGGCGAAGAAGGTGGCCCAGCAGACGGAAGACCGGTTGGAGGACCTGGCCGAAACCGTCCGCAAGAAGTTCGACAAGGTGACCGAGGGGACCTACCGGGACCGGATCATCGCCGGCCGGTTCGCCGAAGACGGCGACCACGCAGGCGAACGGGGCCGAGCCGAGACGGAATGCAAGCAGGACTGACCGGTGACCGACGTGCGGGCCGGGACCCACGGGGGGTCCCGGCCCGTTCGCCGCGCGGCGATCTTGCACTTAGCGATGGCGAGATGGGTAGCTTCGCGGAATAGGTCGGGACAGAAAGTGCAAGATCGACGCAATGAACGGGTCGATCCAGTTCAGCCGAGGCGGCGGTTTTCGCGGACCA comes from Micromonospora vinacea and encodes:
- the grpE gene encoding nucleotide exchange factor GrpE; its protein translation is MTQKPRAADPDDTGSTPGGSATTEPTTGDGERVVIRNNRKLVDTAEPEGTAADAETGVPAEGLVEDAEVVVDEIEVEVNSTDGPEPSGPPVVDAPAQPVDGGGAGTSLGAELEALRAELDERTRDLQRVSAEYANYRKRVDRDRSLVQEQATGSVLAALLPILDDLDRAREHGDLVGPFGTVAEQLTTALGKFGLNAFGEQGDPFDPTRHEAVAHQTSADVSEPTCVQVMRRGYQLGERLLRPALVAVADPE
- the dnaJ gene encoding molecular chaperone DnaJ, with translation MSSKDWIEKDFYAVLGVDKAASADDIKKAYRKVARESHPDHNPGDPKAEERFKAASEAYNVLSDSGRRREYDEMRSLFGSGAFRRNARGGGQPGGMPFDVSDMFGGGGGGDRRFGGAGFQDLFSSIFSGGQAGGQAAPRGPARGRDVETEVALDFGDAVRGVTLPLTLRAPGVCDTCHGNGAKPGTQPRTCPVCHGAGVTTRNQGSFSFSEPCRNCQGVGTVVEEKCPECHGSGGVTKTRTMNVRFPAGVADGQRIRLAGRGEPGERGGPAGDLFVHVKVRPDELFGRTGDDLTLTVPVTFAEAVLGTDLRVPTLDGAVTLRVPPGTPSGRVLRARGKGVVRRDGQAGDLLVTLDVVVPARLSDEARTALEAFAEQTPPAAREHLDARVRRVG
- a CDS encoding heat shock protein transcriptional repressor HspR; the protein is MSGEFLGSGDPAYEAKVLMISVAARMAGMHPQTLRQYDRLGLVQPGRAAGGGRRYSVRDVVLLREVQRLSQDDGINLAGVKRIIGLERLLEQAQQRVARLEAELDAAYRRVAELESLARFPGRDLVPTNRTSTALVVWRPRRTPDR